A region of the Mycoavidus sp. HKI genome:
AAACCCTCGAGCACGCAGCGCTCCAAGCAGAAATCAAACGGGCCGTACAGGCAGCCCGCCACCATCATGCGCAGCTGTTTATTAACGACCACTGGCAGTTGGCGATTGAGACAGGTGCTTATGGGGTTCATCTGGGCCAAGAGGATCTACAGACAGCGCAGTTGCAAACGATTGCCAACGCAGGCTTGCGGCTTGGGCTATCGACCCATGGCTATTATGAAATGCTGGTTGCGTGCCACCTCCAACCCAGCTATATTGCATTAGGCGCCGTATTTGCCACCACCACCAAATCCATGCCAACCGCGCCGCAAGGGTTAACTCGGCTTGCGCACTATGTGCAGTTACTTAAAAAACAGATACCCTTGGTGGCCATTGGCGGGATTGATGGGGCTGTACTCGCTGACGTATTAGCCACCGGCGTGGGCAGCGCAGCCGTCGTGCGGGCGATCACTGAAGCCGGTGACTTGCGAAAAGCGGTTGCGACTTTGCAACACGCTTTTGTGCGAAACCATGATTTGGACGAATAAACTCCTAGCGCCAAGCCAAAATCTACCTCAGAGCGCTGCGCTATAACGCTGCCAACCATCCATTACATGCCGCCAGGCAAGCTGCTTAACTTCGAATTTTAAGGGTTTTAAAGAATGTCGTTTGAATTCAGAAAAATCGATGCAAACGATATAGGGGATTTTTACGATATCCGTTTTTCTGTATCGGAAAATAAAATTTGTTCGCATCAAGTTCATTTACTCGATAGAGATCGAATTCTGCAGATTTTTCAGGAGGAAGGTAGCTGGATTTGCCTGGATGGAGCGAAAAAGGTTGGAGTTTGCTGCGGGACGCTGAACCCTTATCCCCATATTTTCGGGCTCTTTATCCGGCCTGAATACGAAGGGAAAGGCATCGGCGAACGCTTATTGTCTAACTGTCTGGCGTGGTTTCATGCAAAAGGGGTCAATGAGGCCATGTCGCCCGCTAATGCGCCCGCACCGCTGCAGGCGATTGCCGTCGCGGTCACAGTCGGCGGGAAAATCGGCATTCCTGCGCAGACCATCCTGGCCAATAGCGGGGTGACGCTAGATGATCTGCAAAATCCAGATAAAATGAAGATGGTGACTCATCAGCAAGAACTCTCGGTATTTGGCAATATATTAACTGCTAGCCAAGACTCATCCGTTGGCTTACTGATTGGCAAATCGCTTGATCTCTATACGTATGGCATTCTCGGCGCAACCATGATGGCAGCACCGACGCTAGGCGATGCGTTGCAGTGCTTATTCGATTTTCCATTACTGCCCGTGTGCTACTTCAAACAAAGCTTACGGATTGAAGGCGAAATGGCCGTCGCAATTGCTAGCGACTATCGTTATCGACCAGACTTAATGGTCGTCAATACAGATATGTGCCTGGCGTCATGGCATATGCAAATGAGCGATGTTTTAGGTCAGCCACTCGCCATTGAGCGGCTCACTTTTGCCTATAAAGAATGCCCTACACACGCATCCCTTTATCCTAAACTATTTGGTTGCGAGGCCCAATTTGGGGCGCCGGAAAATGCCATGTACTTTCCGGCTAAGCTGCTCACCATGCCACTCCCTCGAGCGAACCCCATCCAATATCATATGATGAGGGAGTACTGTGAACATTTGCATAAGGATTGGGCCACCAAACAGGTTCATGACATTACCACGCAAGTATTATTACTATTGCGCTCTAGTCCGAGTCGCTATGGTTCTTTAAATCTAGTTGCCGAAACCTTACATATGTCCCCCAAAACGCTCAGCCGGCGGCTTGAGCAGTCGAATAGTGCATTTCAACACCTATTGGATCGTGCTCGACACGATTTAGCATTAGACTATCTGGCACATACTGTCTTGCCCATCAGTGAAATTGCTGAAGCGCTTGGTTATGCCGAGACCTCCAGCTTCCGGCGCGCATTTTTACGCTGGACGGGCCAATCTCCTGCCGGCTGCCGCGCGGCTATCGTTGGTGCAGAGCTAGGCCAAGCTCAATTGCCGACAGCCCTTTTTCACCACTGATCGCTTGAGATCAATACGCCAATTTTGTAACGACGCCAACCATACACTGCCACCAAGAAGAAACAAAACACCGGTAGCCAAAAAGACCGTGCCGTACTGTGCTAATCTATATGTCAAGGATTCTTCAACTTTGCATGGTATTATAAAAATATTTAAGCCTTTTTGTGGATGCTTTTTTTACTCACTTTGTCTAAAATTACCGCATGAATGTCCATTTATGATTCCCCTTCCCTGGCGATCAACTGATAGCATTTCCGCTGTATCTGAGAGGGGCTATACTTACCTGTATTAAAAGTGAGTAACCCAATGGAAGTGTTTGATTTTTACGAAATTTCATAGAAGTCTTTATTACATCATATGAGACAGGTCACACAGATTAAATTGACAAAAACATCCGAAATAGCTTCTATCAAGAAAGAAGAGGGTAGCTTGCTTGCTACCCAACCCGTTTGTCTTACCATTAATGAATTAAGTTTTTCTTATTTTGGACAAATGGGTAGCACGTTACTCGATAACATTTCATTAAAAATATATAAGAACGAGTTTTTTACTTTACTGGGCCCCTCTGGTTGCGGCAAAACGACCCTGTTGCGTCTGATTGCAGGTTTCCAACAACAAATTTCTGGCCAAATTTTGCTTGGCAGCCAGTCTTTGAGTGAAAAACCTCCGTTTCAACGCCCAGTCAATACGGTTTTTCAAAATTACGCCTTGTTTCCACACTTGACCGTTGCCCAGAACGTAGCCTTCGGTCTGGAAATGAAAAAGTTCTCTGCCGCGGCAATTAAGACAACAGTTAGCGATATGTTGTCATTAGTTAAACTAAAAAGTGAAGCGCACCACTACCCTCGAGAGTTGTCCGGCGGCCAGCAGCAGCGCGCGGCGCTTGCCAGAGCCCTCGCCGCGCGTCCAGAGTTATTACTGCTTGATGAGCCTCTGTCTGCGCTTGATTTAAAACTGCGCAAAGAAATGCAAAGAGAACTTAAGCGTCTACAGCATGAAACTGGCATTACTTTTCTGTTTGTGACCCATAACCAGGACGAAGCGCTCTCCATGTCGGATCGTATCGGGGTGATGGTAGATGGGCAAATCCAGCAAATCGGCACTCCAGCAGAAATCTATAACCGCCCCGTCAATCGCTGCGTTGCCGAATTTATCGGCGATATCAATTTTCTGGATGGCGTAGCCGGCCAAGGTCACGTTACCCTGGCAGGTGGCCATTCGCTGCCGGTTCAAACCAATCAAGACGGATTTGTTACGCTCGCCTTTCGTCCCGAGCACGCCACCTTAAATCAACAATCCGGTCTGTTTTCTGGTCGTCTCAAAGAAATTCTTTATTTTGGTACAAGTACAGTCTATTACGTAGAATGTGAAGGGCAACCGTTAATTCGAGTAAGGTCGCAAAATATAGCAGAGGGACACGCACCGTTTGTGATAGGTGAAAAAGTCTATGTGCAAATTCCGCGACATGCTTTCCGGGTACTTGCGCCATGAATCTTTGGGCTAATTTAAATCAATATCGACGACGGCTATTGTTACTGAGTCCAGTACTTCTGCTGCTATTTGGTGGCATGGTATTGCCGATGACGATTATGGCCGTTGCCTCATTATCAGGCGCGGCAGATTATGGCGGCGTATCATGGGGAAAATTCTCCGCAGCAGCCTATGGTCAATTCCTATTTGAACGAAATTTTGATGACCAATTAGTCTTTAACTCAGGGTACTTGCTGATTTTTTTACGTTCATTCGAACTCGCTACCCTGACCACATTAGGCTGCCTCATTTTAGGCTTTCCCACCGCCCTGTTCATTGCCTTACAACCTATACAGCGGCGCAATACCCTGTTGATTCTAGTCAGTATTCCATTTTGGACAAATTTACTGGTCCGCATCTACGCCTGGATTGTATTGCTGCGCGATGGCGGTAATATTGAGCAGGTATTACATCGGCTGAATCTCACTACTGGCCCACTTGGCTTAATGTACACCGATACAGCAACCGCGATTGGCTTGCTCTATGCCTTTTTACCCTTCATGATTTTGCCAATCTATGCGAGCTTGGAAAGACTAGACTGGCGTTTAGTCGATGCTGCGCGCGATTTAGGCGCAAATAGTTGGCACGTGTTGCGGCGCATCATTATACCGTTAGCTCTACCGGGCATTATCTCGGGCTGTACACTCGTTTTTGTCCCTGCCTTAGGAATGTACATCATCCCTAACCTGTTAGGCGGGAGCAAATTTTTGATGATTGGTAATTTGATTCACTTGCAGTTTACTAACGCACACAATTGGCCGTTGGGTGCAGCCCTGAGCTTCGTTTTATTGGGACTCGTTCTATTAGGCATGCTAGTGCGTAAAGTGCGCTTTATAAAAACTAAAACCCGAGGGCAAACGCATGAATACGTCTAAATGGCATTCTTTCCCTGGCATTCAGACAATCGCTGTTTTTGTCTTTTTATTTTTATATATCCCAATCATCGTCATCGTCCTATTGAGTTTCAATCAAGGCGATCTGGCAACCATTTGGCAAGGTTTTGGTTTCAACGGATATGCCGAAATTTGGCGAGACCCTTACCTCATCCGCGCAGCCCAAAATTCATTTATAGTGGCATTAATCGCGATGTTGTGTTCAACGTTAGCCGCCACGCTTGCCGCCCTTGCCTTGCGGGGACGTAATTTTATCGGCAAATCAGCGATCGTCGCCTTGATTGGTTTACCTTTGCTGGTGCCAGGTATCGTGATTGCCGTCGCAACCCTGATGTTTTTTTCTTTTGCTGGCTTAGAGCTCAGTCTGGCAACCATTCTTATCGCCCATATCGTTTTTTGTATCCCGTTTGCTTATTTGCCTATTCACGCACGTTTATCCAGAATTGATGCTAATTTGATCGAAGCGGCAGGAGACCTTTACGCTAATCCCTGGCAGGCTTTTTGGCGGATTACCTGGCCGCAATTGTTGCCCGGCGTAGCGGCAGGCGCCCTACTCGCCTTCATTACGTCAATGGATGACTTTATTATTACTTATTTTGTTGCGGGCCCCGGCGCGACAACTTTACCAGTTTACATTTTCGGGGCGATCAGGCGTGGCATCTCACCTAAAATTAATGCGGTTTCAACCCTTATTTTAGGAATCTCGGTACTGTTTGTGACCCTGTCGTATTTTATTGGGCGGCAAACTCAAAAGTGAAATTTTTTTCGGGGGATTTTGAAATCATGAAGATACTAAAATGGTCAATTGTAAGTCTCTTGCTCGGCTTATATAGTGTGACGAACGCAGCAGAAGCTAAGGTTAAAAATTCAGCCCGTAAACTCCATTTTGCTAGCGCCCAGAATTATTATCCACCCGAACTCCTGCAAAAATTCGAGCAAGAAACAGGCATAAAAACCACCTTCAGCACCTATGATAGCGATGGGACTTTGGCCGCTAAATTGAATGCCGGGGGCAAAGTATACGATGTTATCATCGTCA
Encoded here:
- a CDS encoding ABC transporter ATP-binding protein, which gives rise to MLATQPVCLTINELSFSYFGQMGSTLLDNISLKIYKNEFFTLLGPSGCGKTTLLRLIAGFQQQISGQILLGSQSLSEKPPFQRPVNTVFQNYALFPHLTVAQNVAFGLEMKKFSAAAIKTTVSDMLSLVKLKSEAHHYPRELSGGQQQRAALARALAARPELLLLDEPLSALDLKLRKEMQRELKRLQHETGITFLFVTHNQDEALSMSDRIGVMVDGQIQQIGTPAEIYNRPVNRCVAEFIGDINFLDGVAGQGHVTLAGGHSLPVQTNQDGFVTLAFRPEHATLNQQSGLFSGRLKEILYFGTSTVYYVECEGQPLIRVRSQNIAEGHAPFVIGEKVYVQIPRHAFRVLAP
- a CDS encoding ABC transporter permease; translated protein: MNLWANLNQYRRRLLLLSPVLLLLFGGMVLPMTIMAVASLSGAADYGGVSWGKFSAAAYGQFLFERNFDDQLVFNSGYLLIFLRSFELATLTTLGCLILGFPTALFIALQPIQRRNTLLILVSIPFWTNLLVRIYAWIVLLRDGGNIEQVLHRLNLTTGPLGLMYTDTATAIGLLYAFLPFMILPIYASLERLDWRLVDAARDLGANSWHVLRRIIIPLALPGIISGCTLVFVPALGMYIIPNLLGGSKFLMIGNLIHLQFTNAHNWPLGAALSFVLLGLVLLGMLVRKVRFIKTKTRGQTHEYV
- a CDS encoding ABC transporter permease, which translates into the protein MNTSKWHSFPGIQTIAVFVFLFLYIPIIVIVLLSFNQGDLATIWQGFGFNGYAEIWRDPYLIRAAQNSFIVALIAMLCSTLAATLAALALRGRNFIGKSAIVALIGLPLLVPGIVIAVATLMFFSFAGLELSLATILIAHIVFCIPFAYLPIHARLSRIDANLIEAAGDLYANPWQAFWRITWPQLLPGVAAGALLAFITSMDDFIITYFVAGPGATTLPVYIFGAIRRGISPKINAVSTLILGISVLFVTLSYFIGRQTQK
- a CDS encoding GNAT family N-acetyltransferase, producing the protein MSFEFRKIDANDIGDFYDIRFSVSENKICSHQVHLLDRDRILQIFQEEGSWICLDGAKKVGVCCGTLNPYPHIFGLFIRPEYEGKGIGERLLSNCLAWFHAKGVNEAMSPANAPAPLQAIAVAVTVGGKIGIPAQTILANSGVTLDDLQNPDKMKMVTHQQELSVFGNILTASQDSSVGLLIGKSLDLYTYGILGATMMAAPTLGDALQCLFDFPLLPVCYFKQSLRIEGEMAVAIASDYRYRPDLMVVNTDMCLASWHMQMSDVLGQPLAIERLTFAYKECPTHASLYPKLFGCEAQFGAPENAMYFPAKLLTMPLPRANPIQYHMMREYCEHLHKDWATKQVHDITTQVLLLLRSSPSRYGSLNLVAETLHMSPKTLSRRLEQSNSAFQHLLDRARHDLALDYLAHTVLPISEIAEALGYAETSSFRRAFLRWTGQSPAGCRAAIVGAELGQAQLPTALFHH